ACTGAAGATGGAAAGAATTCTTCTGTTGAAGCTAAAACTTTTGGAAGCAACAATCAGTTGAAGATCTCTACAGATTACCTTATCGAAGATGAATCATTAAAAGCTGACCAAATCATTGAGCAAAAATTGTTCGAAGGATTAAAAGCAAACTTACCTGCAGGAACTACATTGAAAGATTTCAAATCTGCAGATAAAGAACATGCTGGAATTATTTCTTCTGAAAAAGTAGGACCTTCCGTAGCAGATGATATTAAAATTCACGGTATTTATGCAGTTTTAGGAGCGTTAGGAATTATCTTTATCTATATCTTATTGAGATTTAGAAAATGGCAGTTCTCTTTGGGTGCGGTTGCTGCGCTATTCCATGATGCCGTAATCATTTTGGGAGCCTATTCATTGCTTCATAAATATATGCCGTTCAACATGGAGATCAACCAGGATTTCATCGCTGCGATCCTGACGGTATTAGGATACTCAATCAACGATACGGTAATTATCTTTGACAGAATTAGAGAATACTTAAGAGAGAAAAAATCTTTAACACTAGCTGGACTATTTGATGATTCTATTTCTAGTACATTAGGTAGAACATTCAACACCTCATTTACTACAATCTTGGTAATTTTGGCGATCTTCATATTCGGTGGAGATAATTTGAGAGGATTTATGTTTGCGATGTTAATCGGTATCGGATTCGGTACTTACTCATCCATCTTCGTGGCATCGGCAATCGCTTATGACTTCCTTAAAAAAGGAAAAGAAGAGGAAGTACATGGTAAATCTACTTCAAACAAAGAAGTACTTGCTTCAAAATAACTTATACTACAATAAATAAGAAAAAAGCCTTTCAAACCTGAAAGGCTTTTTTTGTGCGTAATGATGAATGACTCGAAATTTTATTTGAAGCTTTTCCCGCTTTCCGCACTCGCTACTTTAATTTGTTTCGGCAGCGGCGGCAAAGCCGCCGCTGCCGAAACAAATTAAAATGAGCTCAAACAATTACTGCAATCGGGGCTAGACTAAAGTCATTCATTTCAATTTGAAGTATCTTGTAAAATTTGTCATCGTTCAAAATCAATTTAAATAATATGGTTTTAGCCACCAAACGATTACTAACTATCAGTAAAAATCTAACATCCAATTAATATAATTTAGAATCATTATTTTTCCTTATTTGATTATTTTTGCACAGTTATGGAAAACTCAAAGAAAAAAGCCGCTATTGGCTTCATATTTATTACGTTATTGATTGATATTACGGGATGGGGGATCATCATTCCGGTAGTTCCGAAATTAATTGAGGAACTTATTCACAGTGACATAAGTGAAGCTGCCAAATATGGAGGTTGGCTGGGTTTTGCTTATGCATTTACACAATTTATTTTCTCTCCGGTTGTCGGGAATTTAAGTGATAAATTCGGACGAAGACCGATTATTCTTATCTCGCTTTTCGGATTTGCAGTTGATTATATTTTCCTGGCTTTAGCACCCACCATTTGGTGGTTGTTTCTAGGGAGGGTTATTGCGGGAATTACCGGAGCCAGTGTTACAACAGCGAGTGCTTATATTGCGGATATTTCAAGCGATGAAGACAGAGCCAAGAATTTTGGTTTGATTGGCGCCGCTTTCGGACTAGGATTTATTATCGGACCGGTATTAGGTGGAGTCTTGGGACATTACGGTTCAAGAGTTCCTTTTTACGCAGCGGCAGGATTGTGTTTATTAAACTTTCTTTATGGGTATTTCATTCTTCCGGAAAGTCTGGATAAAGATAAAAGAAGAGAATTTAACTGGAAAAGAGCTAATCCGATCGGATCATTTAAGTTTTTAGGAAAGCATCCCGAAATTTCGGGTCTCATAGTTTCTTTGATATTAATCTACATTGCAGGACATGCTGTACAGAGTAACTGGAGCTTCTTTACCATGTACAAATTCAGCTGGACTGAAAGAATGGTGGGGATTTCCCTCGGAGTTGTAGGTTTATTGGTGGGATTAGTTCAGGGAGGTTTGATTCGATGGACAACACCAAGATTGGGCGAACAAAAAAGCATTTATTACGGATTGGCCTTATATGCCATCGGAATGCTGTTGTTTGCTTTTGCCTCACAAGGCTGGATGATGTTCGTATTCCTTATTCCTTACTGTTTGGGAGGAATTTGCGGTCCGGCTTTACAATCAGTCATTACGAAAAGTGTTCCTTCGAACGAACAGGGAGAATTGCAAGGAGCTTTAACGAGTCTAATGAGTGCAACTTCTATTATCGGGCCTCCGGTGATGACGAATTTATTTTATTTCTTTACCCATGACGAAGCGCCCTTTAAGTTTTCAGGAGCACCATTCTTCTTAGCATTTGTATTAATGGCTGTAAGTGTAATTATCACTTATTTTAATTTTAAAAACAAGGATTCAGAAAAAGAAAGTATCAAATAAAAACAAGGGGATCAAATTTGATCCCCTTGTTGCTTTTGAAGAAGTATATGAATTTATGAAATGAATTTTACAATAATTGATGTTTTAAATATAATAAAGTATTTGAATTAAATCAAATTTAAGTGAATTAATTTTTCTTTAACAATTTAAATTGCTTATTAAAGGAGAAATTAATAGGTCCTTTGGACTGTGTTCGCATCCTTAGGCTCTGTCGGAATAGCAATCATATATTGAATTGTCTTAAACTCAAATAATAAAGCTTAAACTCTAAACCAGATATTTAACCCCTTATTGTTTAAATTCTTAAAATTTATTTAAAATTGATATATAGCATAATACAATTGCATAATCTTTCGTAATTTTGGCAAATGGAATTAAGCATTGGAGAAATGGCATTGATTGCCGTAGCAATCGTTGTATTATTCGGACCGGATAAACTTCCTCAGATTGCGCGTGACTTGGGAGCAGGCGTAAGAAAAATGCGTGGTGCAGTGGAAGACATCAAAACGGAGATCATGAAAGAAACCGATAATCCTGTTTCTGAGATCAAGCGTGAGATTGAAAAAGTAAAAGATGCTGCCAAAGATTTTAATCCCATGAAAGATATTGAAAAAGATATCTTAACCGAACCTTCTTCCACGAAAACAGAGCAGGTGCAAATTAAACCTTCAGAGGATGAAACGTATGAAGGACCTGTAAGCAGATAAGATAGAGTATGGAAGAAATCATTCAGGAAGATAAAAGCGTATTTTTATATCTAAATAACCTAGGAAGTTCCTCTTTCGATCAGTTTTGGATGCTGATTTCAAGTACCTGGATTTGGGTTCCGCTTTATATTATTTTCTGTTATTTACTTTTCAAAAATTATAAGCTAAGATCTTTTGTC
Above is a genomic segment from Chryseobacterium geocarposphaerae containing:
- a CDS encoding Sec-independent protein translocase subunit TatA/TatB; the encoded protein is MELSIGEMALIAVAIVVLFGPDKLPQIARDLGAGVRKMRGAVEDIKTEIMKETDNPVSEIKREIEKVKDAAKDFNPMKDIEKDILTEPSSTKTEQVQIKPSEDETYEGPVSR